The following are encoded in a window of Amphibacillus xylanus NBRC 15112 genomic DNA:
- a CDS encoding Rqc2 family fibronectin-binding protein, which translates to MAFDGIVTNAVTNELKQLLLGGRILKIYQPTSTELIFQIRNNRINHHLLLSAHSSYARIHLTETKLQNPTQPPMFCMVLRKYLIGNFIEDINQYENERIIEINFSGVNEIGDQENKKLIIEIMGKHSNIILLNEDKGHIIDSIKHISPYQSRYRTVLPGHSYIYPPSQNKENPFNLDQAKIESILNEAEDMSAKTLVQHFMGISPLIAEEVVLRADDRSIQAIVNQFIKLINKTKNKEFSPVLYSANKEDFHVMELTQFKGNKQYFKQVSELLDYFYADKAERDRVKQQVGDLTRLIKNELDKNIRKIKKQEQSLRKAERADFYQKQGELLTAHLHLVKKGDHQVTVVDYYDPNQAEIIIELNPNKTPSENAQNFFKTYQKLKTSKSKLAKEIQRAKLEIDYFERLLQQLETARLDDIEEIRAELREEGYLKEKRKANKQKQKATKPSPEKFVATDGTTIYVGRNNKQNDYLTTKMAHAKDIWLHAKDIPGSHVLIRSHSPSEATLLEAAQLAALFSKASASSSVPVDYTEVRHVRKPNGAKPGYVIYDQQKTLFVTPDRKIIDLLKQ; encoded by the coding sequence ATGGCATTTGACGGTATAGTAACAAATGCAGTAACGAACGAATTAAAGCAACTACTACTCGGAGGTCGAATTCTAAAAATCTATCAACCAACAAGTACAGAATTAATCTTTCAAATTAGAAATAATCGAATAAATCATCATTTATTGTTGTCGGCACATTCTAGTTATGCTCGAATTCACTTAACAGAGACTAAACTTCAAAACCCAACACAGCCACCAATGTTTTGTATGGTTTTAAGAAAATATTTAATTGGCAATTTTATTGAAGATATTAACCAATACGAAAATGAACGAATTATTGAAATAAATTTTAGCGGAGTTAATGAAATTGGTGATCAAGAAAACAAAAAATTAATCATCGAAATCATGGGTAAGCATAGTAATATAATCTTGCTTAATGAAGATAAGGGGCATATTATCGATAGTATTAAACACATATCTCCTTATCAAAGTCGCTATCGAACAGTCTTACCTGGTCACAGCTATATTTACCCACCAAGTCAAAACAAAGAAAATCCGTTTAATTTAGATCAAGCTAAAATTGAATCGATATTAAATGAAGCTGAGGATATGTCAGCTAAGACCTTGGTTCAACACTTTATGGGGATTTCCCCTTTAATTGCTGAAGAAGTTGTTTTGCGTGCTGATGATCGTTCAATCCAAGCTATTGTTAATCAATTTATCAAGCTAATTAATAAAACTAAAAACAAAGAATTTTCACCAGTACTTTATTCAGCTAATAAAGAAGATTTTCACGTAATGGAATTAACTCAATTTAAAGGTAACAAACAGTACTTTAAACAAGTTAGTGAACTACTTGATTATTTTTACGCAGATAAAGCTGAACGAGATCGAGTTAAACAACAAGTAGGTGACTTAACTAGGCTGATTAAAAATGAGTTAGATAAAAATATTCGTAAAATAAAAAAACAAGAACAAAGTTTAAGAAAAGCTGAAAGAGCTGATTTTTACCAAAAACAAGGCGAATTATTAACAGCTCATTTGCATTTAGTGAAAAAAGGTGATCATCAAGTTACTGTCGTTGATTATTATGATCCAAATCAGGCTGAAATAATCATTGAACTCAATCCTAATAAAACACCAAGTGAAAATGCACAGAACTTTTTTAAAACATATCAAAAATTAAAGACATCTAAGAGTAAGTTAGCGAAAGAAATTCAAAGAGCTAAGCTAGAAATCGATTATTTTGAACGATTACTGCAACAACTAGAGACTGCACGACTTGATGATATTGAAGAAATCAGAGCTGAGCTACGTGAGGAAGGTTATTTAAAAGAGAAGCGAAAAGCCAACAAGCAAAAGCAGAAAGCAACTAAACCTAGTCCAGAAAAATTTGTTGCGACAGATGGAACTACAATTTATGTTGGCCGTAATAATAAGCAAAATGATTATTTAACAACAAAAATGGCACACGCAAAGGATATCTGGCTCCACGCTAAGGATATTCCTGGATCACACGTTCTCATTCGTTCTCATTCACCAAGTGAAGCGACTTTACTGGAGGCTGCACAACTAGCTGCACTGTTTTCAAAAGCGAGTGCATCGTCAAGTGTACCTGTTGATTATACCGAAGTCCGTCATGTCCGAAAACCAAATGGCGCAAAGCCTGGTTATGTGATTTATGATCAGCAGAAGACTTTATTTGTTACACCAGATCGAAAGATAATTGATCTGTTGAAACAATAA
- the pyrE gene encoding orotate phosphoribosyltransferase translates to MSQQAEQILSGLIEINAIQIKPDRSFTWTSGIKSPIYCDNRLTISYPDLRNQIAEGFTEVIAEKELTVDVVAGCATAGIPHATLLADRLNKPTVYVRGKAKEHGQGNQIEGVIKPGDSVVIIEDLISTGGSVLSVVKAVEEAGGVVSAVLAIFSYGLEKASYAFREAGVPYYTLANFDQLAELLIKRNEITEQEARSLLEWRAELG, encoded by the coding sequence ATGAGTCAGCAAGCAGAACAAATTTTATCCGGATTAATTGAAATTAACGCGATTCAAATTAAACCAGACCGCTCATTTACTTGGACATCAGGGATTAAATCACCGATTTATTGTGATAATCGCTTGACCATTTCATATCCTGACTTGCGCAATCAAATTGCTGAAGGGTTTACTGAAGTGATTGCGGAGAAAGAGTTAACAGTTGACGTTGTCGCAGGCTGTGCAACGGCAGGGATTCCACATGCAACATTACTTGCGGATCGTTTAAATAAACCAACTGTCTACGTGCGTGGTAAAGCGAAAGAACATGGACAAGGTAATCAAATAGAAGGCGTGATCAAGCCAGGAGACTCGGTCGTCATTATTGAAGACTTGATTTCAACAGGTGGATCGGTACTTTCAGTTGTGAAAGCCGTTGAAGAAGCTGGAGGGGTTGTTTCAGCAGTTTTAGCAATCTTTAGCTACGGTTTGGAAAAAGCAAGCTATGCATTTAGAGAAGCGGGCGTTCCGTATTATACATTGGCTAACTTTGACCAACTTGCAGAGCTATTGATTAAAAGAAATGAAATTACCGAGCAAGAAGCAAGAAGCTTACTTGAGTGGCGAGCGGAATTAGGTTAA
- the pyrF gene encoding orotidine-5'-phosphate decarboxylase, with amino-acid sequence MNKPIYIALDFNDWQETERFLDLHNFNNEAVKVGMELFYREGPDVVKRLRDRGHEIFLDIKLHDIPTTIYKAMKNIAKLDIALTNVHGLGGGEMIRAAKEGLLDGSDGAKAPDLLAVTLLTSMHEETLQSELKINHSIEDTVVHLAKLSQINGADGVVCSAHEVRALKQICGEEFLAVTPGIRLLSHGSDDQKRVATPKLAKELGADALVIGRSITLADDPKQAYKLAKEEWEA; translated from the coding sequence GTGAATAAACCGATATATATAGCATTAGATTTTAATGATTGGCAAGAAACAGAGCGCTTTCTAGATTTACATAATTTTAATAATGAGGCTGTAAAAGTAGGAATGGAGCTTTTTTACCGAGAGGGTCCAGATGTTGTTAAACGATTACGCGATCGAGGCCATGAGATTTTCTTAGATATTAAGCTTCACGATATTCCAACAACAATTTATAAGGCAATGAAAAATATTGCGAAGCTCGATATTGCTCTAACAAACGTCCATGGACTTGGTGGTGGTGAAATGATCCGAGCTGCTAAAGAAGGTTTACTTGATGGATCAGACGGAGCTAAAGCGCCAGATTTGTTAGCCGTCACTTTATTGACCTCGATGCATGAAGAGACGCTTCAATCGGAATTAAAAATCAATCATTCAATTGAGGATACAGTCGTTCATTTGGCAAAGCTGTCACAAATAAATGGGGCGGATGGTGTCGTTTGTTCCGCTCATGAAGTCAGAGCATTAAAACAGATTTGTGGCGAAGAATTTTTAGCAGTCACACCAGGGATTCGTTTATTAAGTCACGGTTCAGATGACCAAAAACGAGTAGCGACACCAAAATTAGCTAAGGAATTAGGTGCTGATGCACTTGTGATTGGTCGAAGCATTACTTTAGCAGATGATCCGAAACAAGCTTATAAATTAGCCAAAGAGGAGTGGGAAGCATGA
- a CDS encoding dihydroorotate dehydrogenase, whose protein sequence is MDLSVKLPGLNLKNPIMPASGCFSFGKEYSQFYDLSLLGAVVIKAATLNERLGNPTPRVAETYSGMLNAIGLQNPGVETIIDQELPYLKDYDVPVIANVAGSTVEEYEQVAKAFRRTDAISAIELNISCPNVKEGGLQFGTNADVAAEVTRKVKQVSQVPVYVKLTPNVTNVVEIAQAVEQAGADGLTMINSLTGMQIDLQNRRPLLANKVGGLTGPAIKPVAIRMVYQVYQAVKIPIIGVGGIMTVEDVLEFLLAGASAVQVGTANFQNPMICPELIEQLPACLAKYGFTSVEEAIGKGHPSE, encoded by the coding sequence ATGGACTTATCAGTCAAATTACCTGGATTAAACTTAAAAAATCCAATTATGCCAGCATCGGGATGTTTTAGCTTTGGTAAAGAATATAGTCAGTTCTATGATTTAAGTTTACTAGGTGCTGTGGTGATTAAAGCCGCAACTCTAAATGAACGATTAGGTAATCCTACACCTCGCGTTGCTGAAACCTATTCAGGTATGTTAAATGCCATCGGATTACAAAATCCAGGTGTTGAAACAATTATTGATCAGGAGCTGCCATATTTGAAAGATTATGATGTTCCGGTTATTGCAAATGTGGCTGGTAGTACGGTTGAAGAGTATGAGCAAGTCGCAAAAGCATTTCGCCGAACAGATGCGATTTCAGCAATTGAATTAAATATTTCCTGTCCGAATGTGAAAGAAGGTGGCCTTCAATTTGGGACCAATGCTGATGTTGCCGCTGAAGTTACACGGAAAGTAAAACAAGTGAGTCAAGTACCTGTTTATGTGAAATTAACACCCAATGTAACAAATGTAGTTGAGATCGCTCAGGCTGTTGAACAAGCTGGAGCTGATGGTTTAACAATGATTAATTCACTAACAGGAATGCAAATAGATCTGCAAAACCGTCGTCCACTGCTTGCTAATAAAGTCGGTGGCTTAACTGGTCCTGCAATTAAACCAGTCGCAATTCGGATGGTCTATCAAGTGTATCAAGCTGTTAAAATTCCGATTATCGGTGTTGGTGGTATTATGACGGTTGAGGATGTATTAGAATTTTTATTAGCTGGAGCAAGTGCTGTTCAGGTTGGAACAGCAAATTTTCAAAATCCGATGATCTGTCCGGAACTGATTGAACAACTACCAGCTTGTTTAGCGAAATATGGTTTTACATCAGTTGAAGAAGCGATTGGAAAGGGGCACCCAAGTGAATAA
- a CDS encoding dihydroorotate dehydrogenase electron transfer subunit produces MKQLSVPILSIEKIAKATYQIDMRLEKDHLEKIKPGQFIHIRVHQGSEFMLRRPISVADVDLKLNKLSVIFKVFGRGTEQLTQLKANDLIDLIIPCGNGYPIDTINYNHALLVGGGVGVPPLYYLAKSLVARGVKVTTIIGFQTKEEIFYLDKFSELGEVFVTTNDGSFGTQGYVTDILKQEDLNFDYYFSCGPAPMLKAVKNYLHYFPGYISLEERMGCGIGACYACVVKTEDGKAQKKICTDGPVFQANEVMI; encoded by the coding sequence ATGAAACAGTTGAGCGTGCCAATTTTATCAATTGAAAAAATAGCAAAAGCGACATATCAAATAGATATGAGGCTAGAAAAAGACCATTTAGAGAAAATTAAACCAGGTCAATTTATCCATATACGTGTTCATCAAGGTTCAGAATTTATGCTTAGACGCCCTATATCGGTTGCAGATGTCGATTTAAAGCTAAATAAATTATCGGTAATTTTTAAAGTGTTTGGTAGAGGGACAGAACAGCTGACACAGTTAAAAGCGAATGATTTAATTGATCTAATTATTCCATGTGGGAATGGTTATCCAATTGATACGATTAATTATAACCATGCACTGTTAGTTGGTGGCGGAGTCGGAGTCCCACCACTTTATTATTTAGCCAAATCACTCGTTGCAAGAGGTGTCAAGGTCACAACGATTATAGGCTTTCAAACGAAGGAAGAAATTTTTTACCTCGATAAATTTTCGGAACTTGGAGAGGTATTTGTGACTACAAATGATGGTAGTTTTGGGACTCAAGGTTATGTTACGGATATTTTAAAACAAGAAGACTTAAATTTCGATTATTATTTCAGCTGCGGACCAGCCCCGATGTTAAAGGCTGTCAAAAATTATTTACATTATTTCCCGGGCTATATTTCCTTAGAAGAACGTATGGGATGTGGAATTGGAGCCTGCTATGCTTGTGTGGTTAAAACGGAAGATGGTAAAGCACAGAAGAAAATTTGCACGGATGGACCGGTATTTCAAGCAAATGAGGTGATGATCTAA
- a CDS encoding dihydroorotase — protein MGIIIKQSTHGLTEYNSDTIDIRIEDGKIVAISEELMIEENDQVIDANGQFIAPGFIDVHVHLREPGGEKQETIRTGTKAAARGGYTTICAMPNTNPVPDHKDHVIALKEKIAQDAIVNVLPYGSITKELKGRELVNFASLVDHGVFAFTDDGVGIQTAQDMLAAMTKAQRLNKAIVAHCEDNSLINNGCVHQGEVSQRLGVNGIPSVAESTQIARDVLLAEATGCHYHVCHVSTKESVRVIRDAKRAGIKVTAEVSPHHLLLNETDIKTKDTNFKMNPPLRSIADQEALWNGLLDGTIDFIATDHAPHTVEAKAKPIELAPFGIVGLETAFALLYTHLVLKGKCTLEQLIKWLSTKPAEVFQLNKGRISIGADADLVLLDLDQNWTINPEAFVSKGKNTPFGGWKVSGKPVLTMVGGKIVYQQILAP, from the coding sequence ATGGGGATAATTATCAAGCAATCTACGCACGGGTTAACTGAATATAATTCAGACACAATAGATATCAGAATTGAAGATGGAAAAATTGTTGCAATTTCAGAAGAGTTAATGATAGAAGAAAATGATCAAGTAATTGACGCAAATGGTCAATTTATTGCTCCTGGTTTTATCGATGTTCATGTTCATTTGCGTGAACCAGGTGGAGAAAAGCAAGAAACCATTCGGACGGGGACAAAAGCAGCGGCAAGAGGTGGTTATACAACCATTTGTGCAATGCCAAATACGAACCCAGTCCCTGATCATAAGGATCATGTCATTGCACTTAAAGAGAAGATTGCCCAAGATGCTATCGTGAATGTTTTGCCATATGGTTCGATTACAAAAGAGTTAAAGGGTAGAGAGCTCGTTAATTTTGCGAGTCTAGTAGATCATGGCGTGTTTGCCTTTACTGATGATGGTGTTGGAATTCAAACAGCCCAGGATATGTTGGCAGCCATGACAAAAGCACAACGACTAAATAAAGCAATTGTTGCGCATTGTGAGGATAATTCATTAATTAACAACGGCTGTGTTCATCAAGGAGAGGTGAGTCAGAGACTAGGAGTCAATGGAATTCCTTCTGTTGCTGAATCGACTCAAATCGCACGCGATGTCTTGCTTGCAGAGGCAACGGGTTGTCACTACCACGTCTGTCACGTGAGCACAAAGGAATCTGTTCGTGTCATTCGTGATGCGAAGCGAGCAGGAATAAAAGTAACGGCAGAGGTGTCACCACATCATCTATTATTAAATGAAACAGATATTAAGACAAAAGATACGAACTTTAAAATGAATCCACCTTTAAGGTCAATCGCTGATCAGGAAGCATTATGGAACGGTTTATTGGATGGCACAATTGATTTTATTGCAACTGATCATGCACCTCACACGGTAGAAGCAAAGGCAAAACCAATTGAATTAGCTCCATTTGGTATCGTCGGTTTAGAGACAGCTTTTGCGTTACTATACACGCATTTAGTCCTTAAAGGAAAATGCACATTAGAGCAATTAATCAAATGGTTAAGCACGAAGCCTGCCGAAGTTTTTCAGTTAAATAAAGGTAGGATCTCTATTGGAGCTGATGCAGATCTAGTCTTACTAGACTTAGATCAGAATTGGACTATTAATCCAGAAGCATTTGTGTCCAAAGGAAAGAATACACCATTTGGTGGTTGGAAGGTTAGTGGAAAACCAGTATTAACGATGGTCGGCGGAAAAATAGTCTATCAACAAATATTAGCCCCTTAA
- a CDS encoding aspartate carbamoyltransferase catalytic subunit — protein MNNFVSMKTMTQAEIFHLIKRTDWFANSKENNQSTAKKRFVSNLFYEPSTRTKLSFEVAEKRLGFEVIDFQVDFSSAVKGESVYDTAKTIAAIGAEAIVIRHPKENAVQELAEQLDIPVINAGDGAGEHPTQSLLDLYTMYKEFRSFKDLNVLIVGDIVHSRVARSNAYALRTLGANVSFAAKPEWQDQSLDFPYVDLDAAIETADVVMLLRIQTERHQDSSTDVKENYLDKYGLTIEREKRMKKQAIIMHPAPVNRNIEIADELVECDRSRIFKQMEYGVYARMAVLDHLLNWEAHHYGDNYQAIYARVN, from the coding sequence ATGAATAACTTTGTCTCTATGAAAACAATGACTCAAGCGGAAATTTTCCATTTAATTAAAAGAACAGATTGGTTTGCAAATAGTAAAGAGAATAATCAATCAACTGCGAAGAAACGATTTGTGTCAAATTTATTTTATGAACCAAGCACGAGAACAAAATTAAGCTTTGAAGTTGCAGAGAAAAGGCTTGGCTTTGAAGTAATCGATTTTCAAGTGGATTTCTCAAGTGCTGTAAAAGGCGAATCTGTTTATGACACGGCGAAGACGATCGCTGCAATTGGAGCAGAGGCAATTGTTATTCGTCACCCAAAAGAGAATGCTGTACAAGAGCTAGCCGAACAGTTAGATATACCAGTTATTAATGCTGGTGATGGTGCAGGGGAGCATCCAACTCAGTCATTATTAGATCTTTACACAATGTATAAGGAGTTTCGTAGTTTTAAAGATTTAAATGTACTCATTGTTGGGGATATCGTTCACAGTCGGGTAGCTCGATCAAATGCTTATGCACTGCGTACATTAGGTGCAAATGTATCGTTCGCAGCAAAACCAGAATGGCAGGATCAGAGCTTAGATTTTCCTTATGTAGATTTAGATGCTGCAATTGAGACAGCAGATGTTGTCATGCTACTCAGAATTCAAACAGAACGTCATCAGGATTCTAGCACTGACGTTAAAGAAAACTACTTGGATAAGTACGGTTTAACTATTGAACGTGAGAAAAGAATGAAAAAGCAAGCGATCATAATGCATCCTGCTCCGGTTAATCGAAACATTGAAATTGCTGATGAACTTGTTGAATGTGATCGTTCAAGAATATTTAAACAAATGGAATACGGTGTCTATGCAAGAATGGCTGTATTAGATCATCTGCTGAATTGGGAGGCGCACCATTATGGGGATAATTATCAAGCAATCTACGCACGGGTTAACTGA